The stretch of DNA CGCAATAACTGGCCTAGTACCTCGGGCTCTTGCTTGCGGCGGTAAGTTGCCCGGTCTATAAAGTGCAACTCCATGCCATTGGCGCGGGCCTGGGTAAGGGTGGGGTTGAGGGGTGATTGGCCTAGCTCCTGGCCGCGTACTATCCCAATGGTGCGCAGCCCGGTCAGGTGGCCGGCGGCGGCTACGGCGGCCAAATGGTTGGAGTACGCGCCCCCGAACGTAAGCAGCGTGCTATGACCCAGGCGCCGTGCTTCCTGAAGGTTGTACTTAAGCTTCCGCCACTTATTGCCCGGCAGCTGCGGGTGCAACAAGTCGTCGCGCAGGAGCAGGAGCCGCACCCCGGCGCGGTCAGCGGCTGGCTCTTGTAGGTGCTGCAGAAGCATAGCGGCGTAGGAACGATTTAGTGAAGAGGGTAATGAAGTAAGTGAATGAAGTGTCATTGTGAGGAGACCCAACAAAGTGCCCGCAGGGCAGCGTAGCTACTCCTTCCTTATTTCTGCGGGCTCTATTCCACTCAAAAGCCCTTACGTCCGTGGTGGAGGTAAGGGCTTTTCTGGTTTCAGGAGCTTTTAACTGCGAAAAGGAAGTGGCTAGGCTCGCAACGACACGTCACGTGATTACCGCTACGCTGATAGCAGGGTGTCCTGCACTGAGTGAGGCTCTGGGCGGTGCTTAATGGCGTAGTAGAGCGCTGCTAGCATTACCCCGAACAAGAGAATGGACGATACCATAGAAATGGTATTACCCAGGGCATACTCACGCGGTTCGAAGCGGAACTCAATGGTGTGCTGACCAGCGGGCAGCTGCATGGCGCGCAGCACGTAGTTAGCGCGCACATAGGGTACTTGCTTGCCATCGAGGTAAGCGTTCCAGCCGTCCTTGTAATAAATCTCAGAGAATACCACAAAACCGTCCTGGGCCGCTGTAGCGCGGTACGTCAGCTTATTGGGCTCGTAGGCGGTGAGGGCAATGGTAGAGCCGGCAGCTGAGAAGCTGGTCTTGGGCAGCGGGAATTTAGACGCATCTACTACGGCAGTAGTAGCCGGGTTTAGATTAGTCAGAGCCTGAATTTCCTGGTCGGGGTTCTGGACCTGCTGCACATTCTGCACAAACCAGGCGTTGCCCAGCGCGCCGGGGTTCCGAACGGCCTGTTCTGGCTGTTTGGCCTGTGGGTTGGCGGGCACAATGAGGTAGCGCATGTTCAGCATGTTGAGTACCGGAGCCGCATCGGGCTTGCTCTGGGCAAAAATCTGCTGAAGCTGAGGCTGCATCTGCCAGTCAAACAGCTCCTGGTAGCGGCGCAGCTTAGCCCCGTGGTAGCCCCCAATGCTCTTGTGGAAGTAGGAGGTGTTGGCCTCCTGGAAGGGGCTCGTCAGGTTGAGCACGCGGTAGCTCAGGTCTTTATCCTGCAGAATCTGCTGATCGGTGGGGGAGGGCACAAACTGCTCTGCCACGGTCTCGTTCTGGAAGTTTGCCTCGTTGAGGTAGCGCTTATCCACGGCCCACAGGTCAAGTAGCGTGAGTAGGCCTACCAGCGCCGTTGCCGTGCTCATAGAGAGCTTACGCTGCAGATAGAACCACAGTACGCCGCCAGCCAGGGCAATGAATACCAGAGAGCGGAAGATATCGGTGCGCATGAGGGAAGCGCGGTCGGCCCGCAGCGCATCTAGTGGGAAGCCCTGCTGCTGCAATTGCGCATCAATAGGAGCCGCGAAGTCAGAAACCAAGCCTGCCATAAAGGCCAGGGCACAAATGCCGGCCGTGATACCCAGCGCCAGTAGCACCTGGCGCTTGAGCTGGGTGGTGGTAGCATCATCGGCGGGTTTGCCGGTGAGGGCGGCTAAGCTGGGGTGGGTGCTGCTAGGAGCCGCGGCCGTAGTGGCTCGGCCCTGCAGCACGCGCGCCAACCCAAGAATGGCCAGCAGCGGCATAGCGAGCTGGGCAATTACCAGGGCCATGCTCACGGAGCGGAACTTGTTGTAGCCGGGGAAGTAGTCAAACATGAGGTTGTTAAACACCTCAAAGTTCTTGCCCCAAGCCAGCATGATAGACAGGATAGTGCCCACCAGCAACCAGATGCGCGTGCGGCGGTCGGCAATTAACAGGCCTAGCACAAACAGGAAACATACTACGGCACCCACGTACACAGGGCCGCTGGTACTGGGTTGGTCGCCCCAGTAAAGTGGCATTTGGGCCAGGTAGTCGCTGAGCTGCACCGGGGGCACACCAGCCGCCGCCAGGGCCTTACCGGTTTCGGAGTTGTCGCTGAGCTTGCCCTGAGAAGCGCCACCGTAGAAGTTCGGGATGAGCAGCGTAATGGTTTCGCCCACGCCGTAGCTCCAGTTGAAGGCATAATCGCGCTCCAGACCAGAGCCGCCTTCCTCAGTTGCTGCGGCGGGCTGGCCCGGTGCCGTGGGAGCCGATTTGGTCAGCTCCGATTTCCCCCGGATGGAATACTTGCCGTATTCGGCGGTTACGTACAGGCGGCCGAAGCTCACGCCCACTGCTACTAAAGTGGCCGCGCCCAGCAGCGCCGTGCGTCGCAGAAAGTCAGCTATGCGGTTCTCACGAATTGCAAAAATCAGCTCCACAATGCCAAACACCAGCACCAGCAGCAGCAGGTAATACGTTATCTGCAGGTGGTTGGCGCGCACGTTCATAGTTAGGCCCAGCGTGAATAAGGCCGCGCCCAGCCACTGGTTGCGCCGGAACGTTACCAGCAAGCCGGCCAGCACCAGCGGCGCGTAGGCCAGGGCCAATGACTTGGTGTTGTGGCCCGCGGCCAGAATTACAATGTTGTAGCTGGTGAAGCCCAGAGCAACGGCCCCCACTGCGGCCAGCAACGGCCGCACTCCCAGCGCCACAAAGAGCGCGTAGCCGCACACCAACGCCAGAAACAGGTTAGCTACCACAGCGGGTAGGCCCAGCGTGAACAGGTTGTGCAGATAAATGCTCAGGTCGCCGGGGAAGCGGGTGCTGATGAGGTAAGTGGGCATGCCCGAGAACATGGAGTTCGTCCAGAGGGCCTCCTCACCCGTTTTGGCCCGCCACTCCGCCGCCTCATGGGCACCGCCATTAAACTGTACAATATCGTGCTGCGCCAGCGTTTTGCCTCCGAACAGGATGGGCGAAAAGTAGACGGCAGCCAGCACCAGGAAAAATAAGACGGCCAGCAGGTGCGGCAGCACCCGCCGCCACAGGGGCGCAGCGGCCGGACGGGAAAGTGTGGTCATTCGGCTTGAAGAAAGTCGGAAAACGATCTGCTAGGCCACTTGGCCCGGCAAAGCAGCCCGAAGGTAGCCGTTTTCAGGGTTTCTAGCTCCCTCCCAGGAGCAGTTCTGAGCCAGGAGTGTGCCTTGCTGCCTGCTACCAAGCCTGGTAGGCATCAACCAACCACCACCACACCTCAATCAACTTTGGGGGTTTCT from Hymenobacter taeanensis encodes:
- a CDS encoding YfhO family protein; translated protein: MTTLSRPAAAPLWRRVLPHLLAVLFFLVLAAVYFSPILFGGKTLAQHDIVQFNGGAHEAAEWRAKTGEEALWTNSMFSGMPTYLISTRFPGDLSIYLHNLFTLGLPAVVANLFLALVCGYALFVALGVRPLLAAVGAVALGFTSYNIVILAAGHNTKSLALAYAPLVLAGLLVTFRRNQWLGAALFTLGLTMNVRANHLQITYYLLLLVLVFGIVELIFAIRENRIADFLRRTALLGAATLVAVGVSFGRLYVTAEYGKYSIRGKSELTKSAPTAPGQPAAATEEGGSGLERDYAFNWSYGVGETITLLIPNFYGGASQGKLSDNSETGKALAAAGVPPVQLSDYLAQMPLYWGDQPSTSGPVYVGAVVCFLFVLGLLIADRRTRIWLLVGTILSIMLAWGKNFEVFNNLMFDYFPGYNKFRSVSMALVIAQLAMPLLAILGLARVLQGRATTAAAPSSTHPSLAALTGKPADDATTTQLKRQVLLALGITAGICALAFMAGLVSDFAAPIDAQLQQQGFPLDALRADRASLMRTDIFRSLVFIALAGGVLWFYLQRKLSMSTATALVGLLTLLDLWAVDKRYLNEANFQNETVAEQFVPSPTDQQILQDKDLSYRVLNLTSPFQEANTSYFHKSIGGYHGAKLRRYQELFDWQMQPQLQQIFAQSKPDAAPVLNMLNMRYLIVPANPQAKQPEQAVRNPGALGNAWFVQNVQQVQNPDQEIQALTNLNPATTAVVDASKFPLPKTSFSAAGSTIALTAYEPNKLTYRATAAQDGFVVFSEIYYKDGWNAYLDGKQVPYVRANYVLRAMQLPAGQHTIEFRFEPREYALGNTISMVSSILLFGVMLAALYYAIKHRPEPHSVQDTLLSA